Proteins from a genomic interval of Pseudoalteromonas aliena SW19:
- the nadB gene encoding L-aspartate oxidase, with product MNQNKHHIADVAIIGSGAAGLSLALSLANYCNVTVISKGALTEGSTLYAQGGIAAVFDKQNDSIESHVEDTLDAGGGLCDREAVHYTASNAHDCLQWLIDQGVPFDMEFDSKGKERFHLTREGGHSHRRILHAADATGKAVQTTLISQVKLHKNITLLEQYNAIDLISDKSAGKAGSHIEGMYVWNKKAKKVETISAKFVALATGGASKVYLYTSNPDVSSGDGIAMAWRAGCKVANMEFNQFHPTSLYHPELQNFLITEAMRGEGAYLKRPDGTRFMKDFDSREELAPRDIVARAIDFEMKRLGANCVYLDISHKDKEFIIEHFPTIYAKCLSVGLDITKEAIPVVPAAHYTCGGVMTDFNGKTDLDNLYAVGEVAYTGLHGANRMASNSLLECIVFAHAAAKDILSKLEHAPEPMVLPNWDESRVSNSDEEIVITHNWHELRLFMWDYVGIVRSTKRLERALHRVELLQQEIHDYYANFRVSNNLLELRNLVQVAELIIRSAMERKESRGLHYTIDYPEQNENPTPTILNPQRD from the coding sequence ATGAACCAAAATAAACATCACATTGCAGATGTCGCTATTATCGGTAGCGGCGCAGCTGGATTATCACTTGCCTTGTCTTTAGCTAACTATTGTAACGTTACCGTGATCAGCAAAGGCGCACTCACTGAAGGCTCCACTCTTTATGCGCAAGGCGGTATAGCGGCTGTATTTGATAAACAAAATGACAGTATTGAATCGCATGTTGAAGATACATTAGATGCTGGCGGTGGTTTGTGCGACAGGGAAGCTGTTCATTATACTGCAAGTAATGCACATGACTGCTTACAATGGTTGATTGACCAAGGCGTGCCTTTTGATATGGAGTTTGACAGCAAAGGTAAAGAGCGTTTTCATTTAACACGAGAAGGCGGCCACAGCCATCGTCGTATTTTGCATGCCGCTGACGCAACTGGTAAAGCTGTGCAAACGACACTTATAAGCCAAGTAAAGTTACATAAAAACATCACTCTACTTGAGCAGTATAACGCAATTGATTTGATTTCAGATAAAAGCGCGGGTAAAGCGGGCTCACACATTGAAGGTATGTATGTGTGGAACAAAAAAGCGAAAAAAGTAGAAACTATTTCAGCTAAATTTGTAGCCCTTGCAACTGGCGGTGCTAGTAAAGTGTACCTTTATACATCAAACCCAGATGTATCAAGCGGTGATGGCATTGCAATGGCGTGGCGGGCAGGCTGTAAAGTAGCTAATATGGAGTTTAATCAATTTCATCCAACAAGCCTGTATCACCCTGAACTGCAAAACTTTTTAATTACTGAAGCGATGCGTGGCGAAGGTGCCTACCTAAAACGCCCTGATGGTACCCGCTTTATGAAAGACTTTGACAGCCGTGAAGAACTAGCACCTCGAGATATAGTCGCGCGGGCAATCGACTTTGAAATGAAACGCCTTGGTGCAAACTGCGTATACCTAGACATTAGCCACAAAGACAAAGAATTTATTATTGAGCACTTTCCGACTATTTACGCAAAATGCTTAAGTGTAGGGCTTGATATAACCAAAGAAGCAATTCCGGTTGTACCGGCCGCACATTACACGTGTGGCGGTGTAATGACCGACTTTAATGGCAAAACCGATTTAGATAACTTATACGCTGTAGGTGAAGTTGCTTATACGGGCCTACATGGTGCAAATCGGATGGCGAGTAATTCATTACTAGAGTGCATTGTTTTTGCCCATGCCGCTGCAAAAGACATTTTAAGTAAATTAGAGCATGCACCAGAGCCGATGGTATTACCAAATTGGGATGAAAGCCGTGTTAGTAACTCCGATGAAGAAATTGTAATTACTCACAACTGGCATGAACTGCGATTATTTATGTGGGATTACGTCGGTATTGTACGCTCAACTAAGCGCTTAGAACGGGCGCTGCATCGTGTCGAATTATTACAGCAAGAAATACACGACTATTACGCTAATTTTAGAGTAAGTAATAACTTATTAGAGCTACGTAACTTAGTGCAAGTTGCTGAATTAATAATAAGAAGTGCAATGGAGCGAAAAGAAAGCCGTGGTTTGCATTACACGATTGACTACCCAGAGCAAAATGAAAACCCAACACCGACTATTTTGAATCCGCAGCGCGATTAA
- a CDS encoding FKBP-type peptidyl-prolyl cis-trans isomerase, producing the protein MIVAANKVVKMHYSVMDNDGNSIDNSFGGEPLHFIIGTGYLISGLENALQGKQAGDTLSVKVEPEDGYGERHDNLMQAVPKSMFEDMEIEVGMQFRASTDDGDQSVMIIDIQDEEVIVDGNNPLAGITLNFDVEILEVRDATQDELTHGHVHGEGGCGHDH; encoded by the coding sequence ATGATCGTTGCGGCAAATAAAGTAGTAAAAATGCATTATTCGGTAATGGATAATGATGGCAATAGCATTGATAATTCGTTTGGTGGTGAGCCACTGCATTTTATTATTGGCACAGGCTACTTAATTTCAGGCTTAGAAAATGCTCTACAAGGAAAACAAGCAGGCGACACGCTTAGTGTGAAAGTTGAACCTGAAGACGGTTACGGCGAACGCCACGACAACCTTATGCAAGCTGTGCCTAAATCCATGTTTGAAGATATGGAAATTGAAGTCGGTATGCAATTTCGTGCATCAACAGATGACGGCGATCAGTCTGTAATGATCATCGATATTCAAGATGAAGAAGTGATTGTAGATGGCAATAATCCGCTTGCAGGCATTACACTTAACTTTGACGTAGAAATACTTGAAGTGCGCGATGCAACACAAGACGAATTAACTCACGGCCATGTACACGGCGAAGGTGGATGTGGTCACGATCACTAA
- the ygfZ gene encoding tRNA-modifying protein YgfZ has product MSSVYACPLSHQLISLNGVDKLSYLHGQITQDLNKLTSSNYLWAGHCSAKGKLWGVFKLFSHQDTYYLTGSEGEIEKSLAELKKYAVFAKVEISAASQRLIGLIGDDLTDVLTQLNITFENDSTACDFNHGKALKLADNRVLLMVDNQFSIPDNISTLDTDAPWQQAAILAGEPQLSSDAIGEYVPQMVNLQAIEGISFKKGCYTGQETVARMKYLGKNKRAMYIVSGQSEGVLLEPDIETQLGENWRRAGKLIAQSFDDQKNILTGLVVLPNDTDVTQVLRAKHTPQVELSILPLPYSLEDE; this is encoded by the coding sequence ATGTCGAGCGTTTATGCATGTCCATTATCTCATCAACTTATTAGCCTTAACGGCGTTGATAAATTATCTTATCTGCACGGACAAATTACTCAAGATCTTAATAAATTAACCAGCAGCAATTATTTATGGGCTGGTCATTGCAGTGCCAAAGGTAAGCTTTGGGGTGTATTTAAATTATTCTCACATCAAGATACCTACTACCTTACAGGCAGTGAAGGTGAAATAGAAAAATCGCTAGCAGAACTTAAAAAATACGCCGTGTTTGCAAAAGTAGAGATCAGTGCCGCTTCGCAACGGTTAATTGGCTTAATTGGCGATGATTTAACTGACGTATTAACACAACTAAATATAACGTTTGAAAACGATTCTACAGCATGCGATTTTAATCATGGTAAAGCATTAAAACTGGCTGATAATCGCGTATTACTTATGGTTGATAATCAGTTTAGTATTCCTGACAATATATCGACTCTTGATACGGACGCACCATGGCAACAAGCGGCAATTTTAGCAGGTGAGCCGCAATTAAGCAGCGATGCTATAGGTGAGTACGTCCCACAAATGGTTAATTTACAAGCAATCGAAGGTATTAGCTTTAAAAAAGGCTGTTACACAGGTCAAGAAACAGTAGCCCGGATGAAATACCTTGGTAAAAATAAACGCGCCATGTATATCGTTTCAGGTCAAAGTGAAGGCGTACTTTTAGAGCCAGACATAGAAACCCAATTAGGCGAAAATTGGCGTCGTGCGGGCAAGCTCATCGCGCAAAGTTTTGATGACCAAAAAAATATATTAACTGGCCTCGTTGTGTTGCCAAACGATACTGATGTAACTCAAGTACTTCGTGCAAAACACACACCTCAGGTGGAGCTAAGCATTCTGCCTCTACCCTACTCTCTTGAAGATGAATAA
- the rpoE gene encoding RNA polymerase sigma factor RpoE, which translates to MSEQELDLVLVKRVQQGDKNAFNLLVKKYQNKIAGLISRYVSNQGDVADVAQEAFIKAYRALPNFRGDSAFYTWLYRIAVNCAKNYLVAQGRKPPANDIDAEEAEFYDCADSMRSNASPENLLLSEEVRAVIFNTIDSLPEDLKTAITLREIEGMSYEEIAVVMDCPVGTVRSRIFRAREAIDNKLNPLIGES; encoded by the coding sequence ATGAGCGAGCAGGAATTAGATTTAGTGCTGGTAAAAAGGGTTCAGCAAGGCGATAAAAATGCCTTTAACCTATTGGTAAAGAAGTATCAAAACAAAATTGCAGGCTTGATCTCACGTTATGTATCGAATCAAGGTGATGTTGCTGATGTAGCACAAGAAGCATTTATTAAAGCTTATCGTGCGCTTCCTAACTTTAGAGGTGATAGCGCCTTTTATACTTGGTTATACCGTATTGCCGTTAATTGTGCTAAAAATTACTTAGTAGCGCAGGGCCGTAAACCGCCAGCAAATGATATAGATGCTGAAGAAGCTGAATTTTATGATTGTGCGGATTCGATGCGTTCAAATGCATCCCCTGAAAACCTTCTTTTAAGCGAAGAGGTGCGCGCTGTTATTTTTAATACGATTGATAGTTTGCCTGAAGATCTTAAAACCGCAATTACCCTCAGAGAAATCGAAGGGATGAGCTATGAAGAAATAGCCGTGGTAATGGATTGCCCAGTCGGGACGGTACGTTCGCGTATATTTCGTGCCCGTGAAGCAATTGATAACAAATTAAACCCATTAATAGGCGAGTCTTAG
- a CDS encoding HI1450 family dsDNA-mimic protein — MSGPRLYTVEEVTHQAYDIFLELAPNNLSEKDVEDFNEFREDLGFIEEDEPDEQWHDFVALEIEPESFVQVLVGLEFENDDVLFAKILISRDKDAPFCHILWKESE; from the coding sequence ATGTCAGGTCCTCGTTTATATACAGTAGAAGAAGTAACTCATCAGGCTTACGATATTTTTTTAGAGTTAGCGCCAAATAACTTAAGTGAAAAAGATGTCGAAGACTTTAATGAATTTAGAGAAGACCTTGGCTTTATTGAAGAAGATGAGCCCGATGAGCAGTGGCATGATTTTGTTGCCCTAGAAATAGAACCCGAAAGTTTTGTGCAAGTTTTAGTGGGTCTAGAGTTCGAAAACGATGACGTTTTATTTGCTAAGATACTAATAAGCCGCGATAAAGATGCGCCTTTTTGTCATATTCTATGGAAAGAAAGTGAATAA
- a CDS encoding LrgB family protein produces MIEQAKQAQMLAPDLWWLSVPFIIALFLTLRAINKGIKHSVLKSLTNPVFLSIAIIALLLVNLNLPYSQFASHSKLLNWLLEPAIVALALPLYQQFIHIRKNLLLIVLTCSIGIINATCVAFVLSLLFDASVQLSASVAALSVTTPISLIVTDSLGGISSLAAALVIFIGLLGALFAMMLLKFIGIYNYEAQGVAMGTACHAIGTAAALAEHPKIGAFSSVAMALSALLTAVIVPLLYPFLVNILL; encoded by the coding sequence ATGATTGAACAAGCAAAGCAAGCCCAAATGCTAGCACCCGATTTGTGGTGGTTGAGTGTGCCTTTTATCATCGCACTATTTTTAACGTTAAGAGCTATAAATAAGGGCATAAAGCACAGCGTACTAAAGTCACTCACTAATCCGGTTTTTTTAAGCATTGCTATTATCGCTTTGCTATTAGTTAATCTAAATCTACCTTACTCGCAGTTTGCCTCTCACAGTAAATTACTAAATTGGTTACTAGAGCCCGCGATTGTTGCTTTAGCCCTGCCTTTATATCAACAGTTTATTCATATACGTAAAAACTTATTATTAATAGTGCTTACATGCAGCATAGGTATTATTAACGCAACCTGTGTGGCGTTTGTTCTTAGCTTATTATTTGACGCTTCGGTTCAATTGAGCGCCTCGGTTGCCGCGCTAAGCGTTACAACACCAATTTCTCTTATTGTTACAGACTCATTGGGGGGCATTAGTTCGCTTGCTGCTGCTTTAGTTATTTTTATTGGCTTACTAGGGGCTTTATTTGCCATGATGTTGCTAAAATTTATAGGAATATATAATTATGAAGCACAAGGCGTAGCAATGGGAACCGCTTGTCATGCAATAGGCACCGCTGCAGCACTTGCAGAGCACCCAAAAATTGGGGCTTTTTCATCTGTCGCAATGGCATTAAGTGCACTACTAACCGCTGTAATAGTTCCCTTGCTGTATCCTTTTCTTGTTAACATTTTGCTATAG
- a CDS encoding DUF481 domain-containing protein, protein MLKYLFLIFLIISTPSWAVDPFEDFHKYGQLSDEEIHDLHKGEMLYGDTEFGFILSKGNTNSTSFKLKGNLYQDFENWRNQFKIDSLYKRDENDETGDSDVTANRVFISAQGNYKVGVKNSSFFIYGDYEEDEFSGLDFKSTIATGYGARVYQGSKNKVDIDIGPGLYRSVADDDSDVSDDEINKTGYLVRVAMQWERLVSKRTRFNQDLSIEQSLSGLNSRLKSETALISQVIGAVSLKFAYMYRYNSKPEDDKLKFDSELSATLVYNF, encoded by the coding sequence GTGCTTAAATATTTATTTTTGATTTTTTTAATTATTAGCACCCCAAGTTGGGCTGTTGATCCTTTTGAAGATTTTCATAAATACGGGCAGCTCTCAGATGAAGAAATTCATGATTTGCACAAAGGTGAAATGCTCTACGGCGATACTGAATTTGGCTTTATTTTAAGTAAAGGTAATACCAATTCGACTAGCTTTAAGCTCAAAGGGAATTTATACCAAGACTTTGAGAACTGGCGCAATCAATTCAAAATAGACTCCCTTTATAAGCGTGACGAAAATGATGAGACGGGCGACAGTGACGTAACTGCCAACCGTGTGTTTATATCGGCGCAAGGTAACTATAAAGTGGGTGTAAAGAACTCATCCTTTTTTATTTACGGCGACTATGAGGAAGATGAGTTTAGTGGGCTTGATTTTAAAAGTACGATTGCAACAGGTTATGGTGCGCGTGTATATCAAGGTTCAAAAAACAAAGTAGATATTGATATAGGGCCAGGTTTGTACCGCTCAGTAGCTGATGATGACTCGGATGTGAGTGACGATGAAATAAATAAAACCGGCTACTTAGTACGTGTTGCTATGCAATGGGAGCGATTAGTGTCAAAGCGAACTCGTTTTAATCAAGATTTAAGCATTGAACAGTCACTTTCAGGTCTTAATTCTCGCCTAAAGTCAGAAACAGCATTGATAAGCCAAGTGATTGGTGCGGTATCGCTTAAATTTGCGTATATGTACCGTTATAATTCAAAACCCGAAGATGACAAACTTAAGTTTGATTCAGAACTGAGTGCCACTTTAGTGTATAACTTTTAA
- a CDS encoding crotonase/enoyl-CoA hydratase family protein, translated as MIKLEKQNGIATVTLCREKKQNALSFEMFIDLSKVIKNIKKDRSVRAVVITGEGDHFCAGLDVAAVMASPFNIIKLLMKWLPGNQNLAQKVVLGWQSLSVPVIAQINGNCLGGGLQIALGADYRIVHVDAKLAIMEARWGLCPDMGANVMMSGLVKRDQALWLASHANPITAEQANELGLVTQLTDNTQQATQNMITTLLERSPDTLAAIKRVTQQSYKPQQRKILAKETFSQIRLLLNPNTKKAIAKAKGKTDITYANTKRW; from the coding sequence ATGATAAAGTTAGAAAAACAAAATGGTATTGCTACGGTTACGCTTTGCAGAGAAAAAAAACAAAATGCATTGAGTTTTGAAATGTTCATAGACTTGAGCAAGGTAATTAAAAACATAAAAAAAGATCGCAGTGTTCGCGCCGTTGTAATTACTGGCGAAGGTGATCACTTTTGCGCTGGGCTTGATGTAGCTGCGGTAATGGCATCGCCATTTAATATAATAAAGTTATTAATGAAATGGCTGCCTGGTAATCAAAATTTGGCACAAAAAGTTGTACTAGGCTGGCAGTCTTTGAGCGTGCCCGTTATTGCACAAATAAATGGCAACTGTTTAGGTGGGGGATTACAAATAGCATTGGGCGCGGATTACAGAATAGTCCATGTTGATGCCAAACTTGCCATAATGGAAGCCCGTTGGGGATTGTGCCCTGACATGGGAGCGAACGTAATGATGAGCGGATTAGTTAAGCGCGACCAAGCGCTTTGGCTTGCAAGTCATGCAAATCCTATCACCGCAGAGCAAGCAAATGAGCTAGGTTTAGTTACTCAGCTTACTGATAACACTCAGCAAGCCACGCAAAACATGATTACTACATTGCTTGAACGCTCCCCTGATACACTCGCCGCAATAAAGCGAGTAACTCAACAAAGCTATAAGCCACAACAACGTAAAATACTCGCAAAAGAAACATTCAGCCAAATCCGTTTATTGCTTAATCCCAATACTAAAAAAGCGATTGCTAAAGCAAAAGGAAAAACAGATATAACTTATGCAAACACAAAGCGCTGGTAA
- a CDS encoding CidA/LrgA family protein — MKFLLSSAIILLCLAVAKLIMHIMGGSFPAPLLAMVILLVLLLSGLVKEQHIKPCATPILNIMPIFFIPAGVGFIEHLGLIKSQWPFLVSIIIFIPLSSLLLISSVIAYFKGRENND, encoded by the coding sequence ATGAAATTTCTGCTTAGTAGCGCCATTATTTTGCTATGTTTAGCCGTTGCTAAGTTAATAATGCATATTATGGGCGGAAGCTTCCCCGCCCCATTATTAGCGATGGTTATTTTATTAGTTTTACTTTTATCAGGCCTCGTAAAAGAGCAGCACATAAAGCCCTGTGCAACGCCAATTCTAAACATTATGCCTATATTTTTTATTCCTGCTGGTGTTGGCTTTATTGAACACCTTGGGCTAATAAAATCACAATGGCCTTTTTTAGTGTCTATTATTATTTTTATTCCTCTCTCGTCGTTACTTTTAATAAGCAGTGTCATCGCTTACTTTAAAGGTCGAGAAAATAATGATTGA
- a CDS encoding FAD assembly factor SdhE — MVEIHSKARIRWACRRGMLELDVLFMPFVEDAYDSLNAEQQAIFQRLLTEEDPDLFAWFMGHQECKDEQLNAMVQLILDRVRV, encoded by the coding sequence ATGGTTGAAATTCATAGTAAAGCACGTATTCGTTGGGCTTGTCGTCGTGGTATGTTAGAGCTAGACGTTTTGTTTATGCCGTTTGTTGAAGACGCGTACGATTCTTTAAATGCAGAGCAGCAAGCTATTTTTCAGCGTTTGCTAACTGAAGAAGACCCTGATTTATTCGCATGGTTTATGGGCCATCAAGAATGTAAAGATGAGCAGTTAAATGCCATGGTTCAACTTATTCTAGATAGAGTTCGTGTATAG
- a CDS encoding mechanosensitive ion channel family protein produces MISTEIEQFEKYYTMLTEYLVTYSMQIVGAVFIVLIGLWLAQKLAKVVASIMTRHNVDITLTNFVSSVVKVLLIVMVIIIALGKIGISVTPFVAAIGAASLGAGLALQGMLSNYGAGLAIIATRPFVVGDTIEVKNVSGQVKTIELGYTILINEEKVEITIPNKHIVGEILHNSFSYSLVKGEIDIAYNACSDTAINLIENVLNANELVAKNPDSQVGIERFADSGVTISYRYWVPTTKIIETKLAINGGVYKAINSANIEIPFPQRVITINKSDF; encoded by the coding sequence ATGATCAGCACCGAAATAGAGCAGTTTGAAAAATACTACACCATGCTTACCGAATACTTAGTGACCTACAGTATGCAAATTGTTGGCGCTGTTTTTATAGTACTGATTGGTTTGTGGCTAGCACAAAAACTTGCCAAAGTGGTTGCAAGCATAATGACGCGTCACAATGTTGACATCACCCTCACCAATTTTGTCAGTAGCGTTGTAAAAGTACTGCTAATTGTGATGGTTATAATTATCGCACTTGGCAAAATCGGTATAAGTGTTACTCCCTTTGTAGCGGCTATTGGTGCTGCATCTTTAGGGGCTGGTTTGGCGCTGCAAGGGATGTTATCTAACTATGGCGCTGGGCTTGCAATTATTGCCACACGCCCCTTTGTAGTGGGCGACACAATTGAAGTTAAAAATGTAAGTGGCCAAGTTAAAACCATTGAACTGGGTTACACCATTTTAATTAACGAAGAAAAAGTAGAAATTACCATTCCAAATAAACACATTGTAGGCGAAATACTGCATAACTCGTTTAGCTATTCATTAGTAAAAGGGGAAATCGACATTGCGTATAACGCGTGCTCCGACACCGCAATTAATCTCATTGAAAATGTTTTAAATGCAAATGAGTTAGTCGCTAAAAATCCTGACTCTCAAGTCGGCATTGAACGTTTTGCAGACAGTGGCGTTACCATTAGTTATCGCTATTGGGTGCCAACAACTAAAATTATTGAAACTAAACTCGCTATTAATGGCGGAGTTTATAAAGCGATTAATAGCGCTAATATAGAAATTCCGTTTCCGCAGCGCGTAATCACAATTAATAAAAGTGATTTTTAA